AAAAAGATTTATTACATTTCCATGTGGCATCAACGCGGCGGTGgcaataatttcgtttgcataATTGTCGTTTAGTAACCCCCGAATCCGTACGGATTTCATAATATCAATACCATTTTGATATAACTAGGTGCGAAGACCCAGACAACAGTGATATCCTCTTATCAGTTTGCAAGCCCAAATGTATCTCAAAAGTTGACCATGTTCCACGAATAATTATTATGCTGATAAGATTGATAGCACGAACAAGATTAatgcattaattaaaatcaatgataatttttttttttttttgataaggATATCCCTTTTATTCCACTTGATGGGTACGTGTTATAAGTTATCATATTCGTGGTTCCTTTAATTTGTATCCATTCAATTTGATGTCATATCTGTATATTAACTTCCTTTATAGAAACTGAAACTTAATCTAACATTCTTTTCTATTGACTCAGCTGAATTTTGGAAGATATATACGTACAGATCTtagctatatatatgtagtataATAGCGGCCACGCCATCTGAAATGGAATATGTTGATTTGCCTTATGAAACTTCAGTTGATTTGGTGTCCAGATTGAAATTAAGATACATTTCCATAGTGCTTGAATCTTTTACTGCTCGAAATATTGCTCTAGTCAAAAGGGGTTTTCGATTCGTTGTTCGATTTCCTTGGTTCTGGTCGAGATTCATGCCCCATTGACGCCCTTCTATTGAAACGCTTTGTGAGTACCTTTAGCTATCGAgttctggtttttttttaatgtattttctggcctttttatgtattttaccGGGAGGGGtcttaacaaaaaatattacatgTGTCGTTTAGGGAGTTTTTTTTGCCCGAAAAAGAAACGCCcttgagggggggggggggtaatGAATACGTTGTGGCTAAGACGAGATTGACAACATTTCGGGGGATTTGGACAGTTGGGTATTGGAGGAGACCCTCTCCATCCGAGGGCTCTGAACTAAGCTAGATCCCAAAATGAAACCTGATCCTCTACAGCCGCCCGTAGTGTGCCTGGCTGGGCTTTCGGTCCGTAAAGAAGTTCCTCAGCACCATAATCTGGACGAGACCGATCACGATGACTGCGGCCGTCTCCAGGGATGACCAGACCATAACCCGCTGATTGAGATCTTCGGCCCGCTTGCGACCTTGCGCCTCCCTCAGTCGATGATGCGTCTGGGCGTCCAGGATGTCGTTGAGGCCCTTGTGAATCGCCTGCGACGATGTCTCCATCTGTGTGAGCACCGTGGCATGTTCATCCACACCGGGCAGAGCCGGCTCCTCGCCCACTTGGAAGTCCACGTAGACGATCTTGTGCGAGAAGGCCGAGAATTGATTGCCAAAGCAAGCGGTATACACGCCCGTTGTCTCGGCAACGAACTGATGACTATCGAAGGTGGCCTTCTCCAGACTGTAGATGACCTTGCCCTGCGGATCCTTCAGGGTGACGTCCACGTCCAATTGGCCACCGGCCGACACCTGGAACTCAAAGTAGGCGCTCGAGTTCTTCTTGATCTCCTCGTAGAAGCAATCCACCGCGTTATCGGCCAGATCGAAGGTGAATTCGACGGCAGAGATGCAGTGCATCATCAGAGCTACCGCAAATACAACGATTTGTGTGTTCATGGTTCGccctttttgctttttggtaTTCCCTGCTGGATTCGTATGATTCCCTGCTTCACCGCCTGTTATTCTTCCAGCTGCAAAAGAAATGCGCTCGGTCAGTGCCAAGATTCCGGCCAAATGCTATGCCACCTGTCATTCCAATTCCATTTACTTACCAGCCTCCGTCCGGATTACGTGAcgtgtttttgttatttgtgaTATGCTATCGATATCGCCAGCATTCGGCGTTTTGTGTTATTCGCCGCACGATAGGTCTGGGGTTCTGACGTGTCAACACTCTTTTCCGCCACTCGCTGTGCAGCACTGCGGACCCACGTATATGCTATCGGCTACTGAGCAGCAGAGTTgccactctttttttttctttggcgccattatcaaaaattgttaagcacttaaaaataaactttaacaataaacatagttgtatacatatatgattaaaaatttacatatatatattttttttatatatttatattataaattttaaaagtactaattttttaaaaatgtacattTCAGAATTTGAATTGTAAAGCCATAATTCTTTAAGAgtaaatggagaaaaaaagaaaagcggaACACCGTCTACACCTGCAGGTGTATCAGTTCTTTCTTGGAGAGAACGGTGATCAGATTGTTTGCCGTGGTTATGCCCAGAATCTCGTCAATCTCGTTGCCCAAGGTGATGAGCTTTTGTTTACCCAAGGTGACGGGAGGTCCGTTTCGCCTGCGGAGACCATCAGCCGAATTATTAGCCGGAAAGTAGACGAGAACGTAGCGTACAGGGTCACATATGGCTACGTAATCCAGATCCGGACTGCAGACGGTGAATTTCCGCACAACCTTGGAGGCCTGCACGTAGCCGAAGGCGTGCAGCTGGCCCTCGTGGCGGACACTCCATTCATCTGGACGACTGGGCTGGTACATCTGTAGCCATATGGAGGCGTCGACGCCCTGGCGGGTAGCAAAGGCGGCTGGAAAGCCAGGACGCAGCGTGGTGGTGAGCACCAGTGGCGGGGGACCAAGAAAAATAGTGTGGGTGATGCACCCGCTGGTCAAATTGAAGCGTACTAAAAgaagaaaatgtatttattaagCATATGCAGCAGATGTATAATAGAATGCTTACCCATCTTCATTTCTTCATCAGCGGATATTAAGTCACATTCTTCAACGGGATCCTGCAGACTTGGAATGGGCAGTGGTGGAGCTTCCATTGGATGTACTTCCTCCGCTACGTCATCTTTCTTCTGCGCGAACAAACGTGGCCAGTTCTGAATCTCCGCCTTGGTTAGTGACAATTCTAGGCCATTCTCAGCCAACTTAAATGCACTTAAATCATCTCCCACACTGGCGTATAACTCTTCGTCGAATATAACCTCATCCAGATGCTTTACAACGACAGTGGTTTTAGAACCGCTCACGTTAAACTCTTTAGCGGATGCAGTTGAAGGAACATTGAAACGAATGAGCACATTATTATCCGTTTGGGACCAGCTATAACTAGGTGGACCTCCATTTTCCAGCTGGCCATCGTGATCACCTGAGGAATTCAAGCGGGCAGCGGCTGCTTCATCGGCTGCCCGACGCTCCTCGGGAGTCTGAACATCGCGGTTGCTGGCAATGACTAGGGACTCGGCGCGAGGCTCAAAGGCGCAGTAGTGCACAGAGCCAGTGGTCTCCAGCCGTTGACAGATATTATATGACCACTCGTCATTGGTGGGCGAATGAGTCCACCGTGCCCAGGTCAAGTCCATGTAATAGACGTGCGTCTGATCTTGGCCAACTGCATCACGGCGTGCCACATGACCGGCCACCAGCGAGATCTGCTTACGTTCCTGCAGCACATCCAGCCGGGCATCGAAGAGTGCAAAGCCGCGATGACCACTGTTATTATTCACCGGCGAGCGTGTAATCCGTTGCCACTCCTGCACATCGGTGCGCGTTCTGTCGCCGGTGTCCACCAGATGGTAACTGGTTATACCGTCGCAGATCACACAGAATCGTTCCGAAACGAAAACTATGGTGTAGTTGTAGTCACCCGACCGATGTAGTTCCCCATCGCCCTGATCCCTATAGTCCACCGTGAGGACAACGCGCTGGGCACGTGCGCGTCCAGTCTGTAGATCGTAGTTGCACTGCACCAGCTGGTGGCGCTTGTTAAAGAAGTAGCTGCAGTGGCGCATCCATGGATCGGCTACCAGGTGATTGTGTCGGGCAAAGAGCTCCGTGTGCAGCAGCGAGAACTGATTGCTGCTCGGATCCAGCACGTAGGCATCACATCCAAGTTCCTGGCGAAGAACAGGCACCGAATCGAATGCCAATTTGTAGCCAGAAAAGTCCGAGCACACCAGGTTGCGATCCACTTTCAGTTCCACCACCGGCATCTTGCTTTACTGCGCCAATGCTGAGTTGGATTATATTGGAGATTTCGAAAAAATAGAGATAGATATtccaaaacaaatcaaatcaaatcggtAGTAGACCGGATAGAGATGGCAGATGACCGTTCGGCCGTGACTCGTATCGACTTTTTATCGACAAGTGGGGGATATGTACGATACCTTGGCAATTTTCAAATCTAATAAGATTCCTTTTTTTAGTTTGAAATTTAactaaacaattaaatagctaaaaagaaaacattagTTAgtcacatatttttttatcgaATCGAAAGTTTAAGCAATGTATCGATATAGCCCACATCGGTATCTAGCTCATCTCGATAGCGCCTGCCTATCGACGGA
The DNA window shown above is from Drosophila melanogaster chromosome X and carries:
- the p24-1 gene encoding p24-related-1, isoform A; this translates as MNTQIVVFAVALMMHCISAVEFTFDLADNAVDCFYEEIKKNSSAYFEFQVSAGGQLDVDVTLKDPQGKVIYSLEKATFDSHQFVAETTGVYTACFGNQFSAFSHKIVYVDFQVGEEPALPGVDEHATVLTQMETSSQAIHKGLNDILDAQTHHRLREAQGRKRAEDLNQRVMVWSSLETAAVIVIGLVQIMVLRNFFTDRKPSQAHYGRL
- the CG10347 gene encoding uncharacterized protein, isoform B, which codes for MPVVELKVDRNLVCSDFSGYKLAFDSVPVLRQELGCDAYVLDPSSNQFSLLHTELFARHNHLVADPWMRHCSYFFNKRHQLVQCNYDLQTGRARAQRVVLTVDYRDQGDGELHRSGDYNYTIVFVSERFCVICDGITSYHLVDTGDRTRTDVQEWQRITRSPVNNNSGHRGFALFDARLDVLQERKQISLVAGHVARRDAVGQDQTHVYYMDLTWARWTHSPTNDEWSYNICQRLETTGSVHYCAFEPRAESLVIASNRDVQTPEERRAADEAAAARLNSSGDHDGQLENGGPPSYSWSQTDNNVLIRFNVPSTASAKEFNVSGSKTTVVVKHLDEVIFDEELYASVGDDLSAFKLAENGLELSLTKAEIQNWPRLFAQKKDDVAEEVHPMEAPPLPIPSLQDPVEECDLISADEEMKMVRFNLTSGCITHTIFLGPPPLVLTTTLRPGFPAAFATRQGVDASIWLQMYQPSRPDEWSVRHEGQLHAFGYVQASKVVRKFTVCSPDLDYVAICDPVRYVLVYFPANNSADGLRRRNGPPVTLGKQKLITLGNEIDEILGITTANNLITVLSKKELIHLQV